The Avibacterium sp. 20-132 genome segment AGATCGTATTGAACAGCAAGAAATTGCCTTTTTCCAACGTACCAGAGATCGTTACTTAGCCTTGGTTAAACAAGATCCCAATGCGGTGATGATTAATGCTGAACAAAGCATTGAACAAGTGCGTGCCGATATTCAAAGTGCGGTGCAAAATTTCATTAAAAATCATCAATAAAATTTATGTTACGTTATCCTTGGTTGCAACCCTATTACGACAAAATTATCCACGCCTTTGAACAAGGGTATGGGCATCACGCCTTGTTATTTAAAACGGAGCAAGGCATTGGCAGTGATGCGTTGTTGCGTGGCGTGGCAGCGTGGTTAGTCTGTCAATCGCCAAAGGGCCATCAACCTTGTGGTGCGTGCCATCATTGTCAGCTTTTTAATGCAGGCAATCACCCTGATTTTTATCTGCTTGAACCGATTGAAAATAAGGATATTGGTATCGATCAAGTGCGTGAAGTGAATGAAAAAGTGGCGCAGCGTTCACAACAGGGAGGCAATAAAATTGTGATGATTAAACAGGTGGATCGCCTGACAGAATCTGCCGCGAATGCCTTGCTGAAAACCTTAGAAGAACCGACGCAACAGACCTATTTCCTGCTTCAAGCCGATCTTTCGGCGAGCTTGTTGGCAACCATTTACAGCCGTAGTCAGCCTTGGTTAATCGCCAACCCGACACAAACGCAAGCTCTAGCTTGGCTGGCGGAGCAAAATGTGGGAAAAATGGAAGAAATTCGCACCGCACTTGATGTTTCGCACGGTCGTCCACTTTCTGCCTTGGCTATGTTGCAACAAGGATTATTACAAAAACGCACGTTATTGTTACGTCAATTTTGGCTGTTTTATACGCGCCGTTCGCCACTGGAATTATTACCGCACTTTGAAAAAGAGATTTTATTCCAGCAACTCGATTGGTTGAGTGGATTTTTGCGCGATGCGTTAAAAATGAAATTGAATGTGCCAGCTCAATGGGTTCAGACGGATTTTTTGCAAGCTATTCAACGTTTTAACCAAAAACAGAGTACGCAAGGGCTACTTAAAGCCAGCAAAATTATGCAGCAAGTGCGGTCGGATTTATTACAAATTAACGGCGTGAATCAAGAAATTATTTTGCTTGATGGCTTAACACGCTTAATTACCGAGGTCTTTGAACCTCAACAAACGCATTAGGAAAGTAAAATGTTTATTGTAGATAGTCATTGTCATTTAGACGCATTAGATTATGAAAACTTACATCAAAATGTTGCTGATGTGGTGCAAAAAGCCAAACAACGTGGTGTGCAACATTTACTTGCGGTGGGCGTAACCTTAAAACGTTTTGAGCAAATGTATGAAACCTTAAAACCGTTTTCTGAAATTTCCTTAGCTTGTGGTGTTCACCCTTTAGATTTAGATGATGAACCTTTTGATGCGACACGTTTACATCAGCTGGCGCAAGATGATAAGGTGATCGCTATTGGTGAAATGGGCTTGGATTATTATTACAGTGTGGAAAATAAAGCTCAGCAGCAAGCTGTGTTTGCTGAGCAAATTGGCGTAGCGAATGCGTTAAACAAGCCAATTATTGTGCATACCCGCTCAGCAAGAGAAGATACCATTGCCTTGTTGAAAGAACATCAGGCTGAAAAGTGCGGTGGTGTTTTGCATTGTTTTACCGAAAATTGGCAAATGGCAAAACAAGCCCTTGATCTGGGATTTTATATTTCCATTTCAGGCATTATTACCTTTA includes the following:
- a CDS encoding DNA polymerase III subunit delta', with the protein product MLRYPWLQPYYDKIIHAFEQGYGHHALLFKTEQGIGSDALLRGVAAWLVCQSPKGHQPCGACHHCQLFNAGNHPDFYLLEPIENKDIGIDQVREVNEKVAQRSQQGGNKIVMIKQVDRLTESAANALLKTLEEPTQQTYFLLQADLSASLLATIYSRSQPWLIANPTQTQALAWLAEQNVGKMEEIRTALDVSHGRPLSALAMLQQGLLQKRTLLLRQFWLFYTRRSPLELLPHFEKEILFQQLDWLSGFLRDALKMKLNVPAQWVQTDFLQAIQRFNQKQSTQGLLKASKIMQQVRSDLLQINGVNQEIILLDGLTRLITEVFEPQQTH
- a CDS encoding TatD family hydrolase, coding for MFIVDSHCHLDALDYENLHQNVADVVQKAKQRGVQHLLAVGVTLKRFEQMYETLKPFSEISLACGVHPLDLDDEPFDATRLHQLAQDDKVIAIGEMGLDYYYSVENKAQQQAVFAEQIGVANALNKPIIVHTRSAREDTIALLKEHQAEKCGGVLHCFTENWQMAKQALDLGFYISISGIITFKNAEELREVVRQVPLDRLLVETDSPYLAPVPYRGKQNQPAYTREVCDYVATLKGLSSEEFAQITTQNFERLFKIQVQ